DNA sequence from the Pseudomonadota bacterium genome:
TCAAGGGTTAGCAGCATACCAGGTGTTAGGATAACGTTCTTGGTCGAGGGGCGCACTAGCATAGGATATTCATGAAGTTCGAATCCGATCCCGTGTCCTAGATCGAGCTCCTCTAGGGTACTATCTGGCAATCCAGCTAAGTTGAGGTGGTGGTGATA
Encoded proteins:
- a CDS encoding M24 family metallopeptidase, with the translated sequence YHHHLNLAGLPDSTLEELDLGHGIGFELHEYPMLVRPSTKNVILTPGMLLTLEPEITVAGFKLRVEDMLAVHATGLEVLT